The following DNA comes from Deltaproteobacteria bacterium.
TGAACATAAAAGCACCATCATAGGCAGCCTTTTCGTCTTCCTGGAGTACCTTCTTTACGTTTTCAATCTAACCCGTTAGTTGAGGATAAATACTTTCCGGTAAAGGTACCGTCCTGTCCTTTTGTCCTTTCCCGTCATGGATTGTAAGAATCGCTGTATCAAAATTAAAATTGTTGATGCCTAATTTAAGACATTCAAAAAGGCGTAAGCCGCAACCACAGAGTAGCTTGACTACCAGATCATAAGGGTGTTCAAGAGAATCGAGTACAAGGTTGACTTCTTCTTTTGATAAAACGACTGGAATATAAGGTTTTTTTTTGCTCTTACATTGTCTTTATGCTGGCCAAAGTCTTTTTTGATAATATGCTTATAAAAAAAGAGCAATGCATTAAAAGGCTGGTTTTGTATTGATGAACTACGGAAGATTGCATTAATAATGGGGCAAAAGTGAATTATAAGAACTTGTTTATCAAAAAAAGAGGCTTTGTTTTTTTTAAATTGAGAAATCAGGCAATATATTCTTGAAAAAAGGTAATGATTGCGATAAAGATAAGTTATTAAATTTAATTATTGGTTGCGGTAAGGGGAATTCTACTAATAGGGTTTTTCTACAGCCTCGTTAGCTGATAAAACAATTAAGTGAGTAAGATATGAAAACAAATGGTTGGGTAGAAATAATTAAGTCCATTAAAACTCCAATTAGCTTACTTGCTCTAATCACCTTGATCGTCGGGTCGTTACTACATTTCAATCCAGATCCAGTAAGTAGATGGGCGGCAATATTTTTGCTTTTTATAATCACTATATTTACTATCGCATACGCCATCAAGTATAAGTCGCTATTCCCAACTGAAATAAGATCGATCTGGAGTAAAAATGATCTTCCATTAGAAGAGAGCGAAAGAGACTCATGGTTAGGTAAATGGAACTGTCGTTGGACATTTAGAGAAAAAGACAATCAGCTTAAGCCATATGTGGATGATATTATTGAAATCAATGAAATTGGTTGTAACAGTGGTGAATTGACTGGTATGGGCTTTTCTTCCTATATTGAAGGGTCAAAATATTTTCTCAAAGGCCGAGTGTCAAATAAAAGAATTGCACACATATTTTATACTAGTTCTGCGGAAACAGCCGGATTGTCAGGCATGGTTATTTTAAGTCGTCCCCCTATTGGTGATATCACAGGATGGTGGCTTGGTGCAGGGCGTAAAGGTGGAGATATTGGTGGAGGGGTAACTATGGAACGGCATGAGAACAACCTTGATTTCAAGATTAAAAAGTACGAAATCAGCTAAGTCTTTTTAAATAACAGCAGCTATCCAATGGGTCAAGTTGACGCCTAAAAGCGGCGCAACTTACCCATAACGTTATGTGTAAATAAGGAGCAATCATGTCGAAAATGCAAAGCCATTTGGAAATGATTCAGGGGATAATAAATCGATTGTCTCACAATTCTTTCCTACTAAAAGGATGGACTGTAGTGCTAGTTTCAGCCCTCTTTGCTCTCGCAGCAAAAGACAAGAATGCACTATTCATCTACCTGTCATACTTTCCTTCTATTGCATTTTGGTGTCTTGATGGATACTTCCTGTGGCAAGAAAGACTTTTTAGAGCTTTATACGATAATGTACGTGTAATGAAAGAAGAAAATATCGATTATTCAATGAATGTCAAAAATGCTGACATTTCGGAGATTACTTGGTCAAGTGCTTTTCTTTCAAAAACACTCATTATGTTTCATGGTGTAATTCTCGGTTCTATAATCATTGTAATGCTTCTAACCTTAAAAGGAGGGTGTAATGGCTAGAAAAGTTTTTTTTAGTTTTCATTATGCAGATATAATGAATGCAAACATTGTTAGAAATTCTGGACAATTTAAACCAACAGCTGAAACTGGATTTTATGATAAGTCCCTTTGGGAGGATGCAGAGACTAAAGGAAAGACCGCTATTCAAAAATTAATAGACGATGGTCTTCATAACACTAGCGTTACATGCTTTCTTCTCGGAGAAAAAACATATGCCCGTCCTTACTGCAAGTATGAGCTTGAAAAAAGTCTCGATGAGAAAAAAGGTATTCTTGGGATATTATTACCAAATCAAGAAAAACATGGCCCAAAATGGATTAGTAAATATGGAAGAGTATACAGTTGGGACCATAGTAAATTTGCTGATTGGGTTGAGAAAGCTGCAAGGGATGCTGGGAGATAACAGTAATAAAAACACTACAGGGGTTGATGGGGTCGGACAGGACTTTAACCTGCTAGATATGTTGCCGGTAACGGCGTACGGTCCGACCCCATTGCAGCATGCGTTGATAACAAAAGAAAAGGGGGCACTCAAATTGAAGATTCTATATGCCGAAGATGAGGAAAGACTCCAAAAGTCTACTGCGATGCTAATGAGTTGTTGGGGGTATGATTTTGACTTGGCTTCTAATGGTCAAGATGTGGTTGAATATGCCAAAGCAAATGAAGGAGGATATGACCTTTGCCTGATGGATGTTGATATGCCCATCATGAATGGTTGCGAAGCAACGGAAATGATACGTCAAAAGTTTCAATATTTTCCTATTATGGGGCTATCAGGAAATCCGCAATATAAAGATAAATGTCTTGAAATCGGTATGGATGATTTTTTGTCAAAACCCTGTTCTCCAGACGAACTTCTTGCTAAAATCAATGAGCTAACAGTCAAGTTTGAAAAACTATGCTTTAAAGATGAAACTATTTTTTTGAAAAAGGAGATGCCCATGGACCAGCAACATGCACAAGAATTGAGAGAATTAAAAAAGCAAGATTTGATTAAAGTTAAATTTGATGATGTAAGCGGTTCAGAGGTTGTTGTTCATAAAAACATTATCAACAAAATTGTTCAGGATTTTAACATCAAAAAACAGTTTGTTTCGACATTCATAAACCGCAACCCCGAGAAACCAACCAAGTGTATCCTCTTTGGCAATAATTGCCGTATGCCACAAATGTATCTTGATGGTGAGGATTATGAAGGCGAGTTGCAAGCAGAAAACGAAGAAGTAAAAAAGTACCCATCCATGATT
Coding sequences within:
- a CDS encoding tyrosine-type recombinase/integrase, with product MVVKLLCGCGLRLFECLKLGINNFNFDTAILTIHDGKGQKDRTVPLPESIYPQLTG
- a CDS encoding TIR domain-containing protein, which translates into the protein MARKVFFSFHYADIMNANIVRNSGQFKPTAETGFYDKSLWEDAETKGKTAIQKLIDDGLHNTSVTCFLLGEKTYARPYCKYELEKSLDEKKGILGILLPNQEKHGPKWISKYGRVYSWDHSKFADWVEKAARDAGR
- a CDS encoding response regulator: MEEYTVGTIVNLLIGLRKLQGMLGDNSNKNTTGVDGVGQDFNLLDMLPVTAYGPTPLQHALITKEKGALKLKILYAEDEERLQKSTAMLMSCWGYDFDLASNGQDVVEYAKANEGGYDLCLMDVDMPIMNGCEATEMIRQKFQYFPIMGLSGNPQYKDKCLEIGMDDFLSKPCSPDELLAKINELTVKFEKLCFKDETIFLKKEMPMDQQHAQELRELKKQDLIKVKFDDVSGSEVVVHKNIINKIVQDFNIKKQFVSTFINRNPEKPTKCILFGNNCRMPQMYLDGEDYEGELQAENEEVKKYPSMILKAEEK